The nucleotide window TACCTTCACCGACTTTGTCGCGGCGCACGCCGGGCGCCTCACCGCCTTCAAAGAGCCTTCGACTCCGCACAATCCCGCCGAAGCAATACTTTCGGGCATCGCGCGGATTCTCGCGAACGCCGAAGCCGGGCCGTTCGAGATCGTCCACGGCACAACGGTGGCCACCAACGCGCTGCTGGAACGCAAAGGCGCTCGCACAGCGCTCATCACAACCGAAGGTTTCGAGGACGTAATCGAGATAGGCCGTCAGGCTCGCCCAGACCTCTACAACTTGATGGTCACACGACCGGCGCCGCTCGTGCCGCGTGAGCTGCGGCTGGGCGTGAGCGAGCGAACCGGTCCGGCTGGCGAAGTCATCACACTTCTCGACGAACAGTCCGTCGCAAAAGTAGTCAAGCTGATCTCCAATCACAAACCGAGAGTCGAGTCGGTAGCCGTCTGCTTGCTCTTCTCGTTCGCGAACCCGGCGCACGAACAGCTCATTGCGCGGGCGCTCGAACCGCTCGGTATTCCCGTTTCGCTCTCTCACAAGATACTGCCCGAGTACCGTGAATACGAGCGAACATCAACGGTAGTCATCAACGCCTATCTGGTTCCGCTGATGTCACGTTATCTGAGCGCGCTGACGGAAGGGCTGAAGTCCGTAGTCCGTAGTCCGTCGTCCGTAGCGAAGTCTAAAACCAAGAGCCACGGACTACGGACCACGGACTACGGACTCCGCGTCATGCAATCCAATGGCGGATCGGTTTCTGCTGCGACCGCCGCTTCCGAACCGGTTCGGGCCATTCTTTCGGGTCCTGCCGGGGGCGTTGTCGGCGCGTTGCGAGTCTGTGCCGCCGCGGAAATCCGGGACATCATCACTTTCGACATGGGAGGCACCTCGACCGACGTTGCTTTGTGCCGCGGAGAAGCGCACACCACGAATGAGGCTCTGGTAGCCGGTTTGCCGGTAGCTGTGCCGGTCATCGATATCCACACGGTCGGCGCGGGAGGAGGCTCGATCGCGCGAGTCGACGCGGCGGGGGCGTTGCGGGTTGGACCCGGGTCGGCGGGCGCTGATCCTGGTCCGGCTTGCTACGGGCGCGGCGACGAAGTCACCGTTACCGACGCCAATCTGGTGCTTGGGCGCTTTGGCGGAGCAAGCTTGCTCGGAGGCGAGATGCCAATCGATACCCAGCGCGCGAGAACGGTTCTCTCGAGACTGGGAGCGGAAATGTCGCGCTTCGCTGGAAAGACGGTCACCGCCGAGCAGGCCGCTCTTGGTGTAGTGCGCGTCGCGAACGCCAACATGGAAGCAGCCCTGCGAGTCGTGTCGGTTGGACGAGGCCAGGACCCGCGACTGTTTACGCTGGTAAGCTTCGGCGGCGCCGGCGGACTGCACGTGTGCGAGCTTGCGGCGGCGCTGCGGGTCCCCCGCGTGGTGGTGCCGCGCTCGCCCGGCACTCTCTCCGCTCTGGGCGTGTTGCTTGGCGATGTGGTGAAGGACTACTCGCGGACGGTGATGAGCAAGACCTCCGGGCTCGACAAGCGAAAGCTCGAGCGCGGCTTTGCGGCACTCGAGCGAGAAGCCGTCCGCGATTTGAAGGACGAGGGCTTCGATAAGACCCGGATGAAGCTGGCGCGATCGGTCGCAATTCGATACATCGGGCAGTCTTTCGAAATCGACGTCGCGTGGAGCAGCCGCTTCGAAGCCGCCTTTCACGCCGCCCACCGCGAGCGGTACGGTTACGCTGACCGCTCGCGGCCGATCGAGATCGTATCGCTTCATCTGCGCGCGTCGGGTATTACCCAGAAGCCGCGCATAAAACGCCAGCCCTCCAGCAAGTCGCGCCGCCCGCAGCCTCCGCAGTCCAAGCGCGTTTATTTGACCGAGCGCGCGACGCCGGTGCCTGTTTATGATCGCGAGAACCTGAGCGCCGGCGATCGATTCGCGGGTCCAGCCATCATCACCGAGTACAGTTCGACTACGTTGATCCCGCCGCGCTTCAGCGTCCAGGTTGATCCGTGGGTGAATTTGATCATAGAAGTAGCGTAGACTTTAGTCTGTGTATTTCACCGTTGAATGAATCTACTACAAAGTGGAAGACGAATTTTTAGCTTCGGGGATACAGACTAAAGTCTGTGCTACTTTACCGCAGTGGGGGCGCTGTGATAATTTCACCAGCCTTAAGACACGCTTAGGAGGCGGCTATGGACATTAAGGAGCGAGTTGTTGGAGGAGTCAGCATACTCGATCTGTCGGGCAAAATCGTGCTGGGCGAAGGTGACTTGCAGGTGAAAGAACGTATCAAGGACCTGCTGGGCGACGGGCAACGCAAGATATTGTTGAACCTCGCGGAAGTGAACTATATCGATTCGGCGGGACTGGGATCGCTCATCAGCGCCTACACTACCGCGAAGCGCGAAGGCGGAAGTTTGAAGCTCGTGAATTTGACCAAACGCATCCAGGACCTGCTTGCGATAACCAAGCTGATAACGGTGTTCGAGACTTTTGAGAATGAACCTGATGCGTTAGCCTCGTACGGCTCTTAGCGCTCACGGTTGCTGAGACGCGAGCGCGCGGACCCGGTCGACGGACGACTTGATCGAAGGGTCGCCGGACGCCGCATAGGCTTTCTCGTAGATCCGCAGCGCCTGTTGATACTGCTTATCGGTCTCGTACACATAACCCAGCTCGGAGAGCGCGGGGATTGAATCGGGCATCAACTGAATTGTAATCTCCAGCGCCTCCATCGCCTTCCTCATCTTCCCGCTGCGCGACAACGCAATCCCGTAGTAGAGCCATGCCTGCCCGTTATCGGGGTTTGCCCTGGCAAGCTTCTCGAGCGGGGGCACTGCGCTATCGAACTGCCGCGCGCCCAGATAAGCCCGCCCTAGAGTGTTCGCAGTCTTGAGGTCATCTCGAACCGCTTTCAGCTTCTCGCCAACCTCGGCGGCTTCGAGCCATCGAGCGTCCGAGCTTGCCTTGCGCGCTTTGCGCATCAAGCTCTCCGCCAGCAACTCCATCGCGGCTATGTCTTCGCTATTGCCCCTCATTGCCTCGCGAAGCGCAGCTATCGCGCGGTCGTCATCTTCGCGCTTAAAGTAAACCGCGCCGAGGTAATAGGAGTTTGCGGCGATCTCTTTCGCCCGCTCGGCGCTGGCAGTCCCCAATTTTTCATTGGCCGCGGCTGCAAGCAACGGGAGGGCTTCGTCGTAACGCTCTAGAAAGAAATACGCGCGGGCAAGCGCGGTCCGGGCGCTGGCGTCGATGTCGTGTTTGGCCTTTGAGGTAATCTCGACGTAGCGTTTCAGCGGATCAATCGCTTTGTCGTAATGAGCCTGCAGATAATGCGAGATGCCTATCGTGTACCACGCGCCGGCGATGTCGGTGCTGGAGGGCGTTTGAATCTCGAGGAGGTCGATCGCGTGCGAGAGCGGCAGCTCGACCCGTTCGTATCGCTTGAGCCTGAATTCGCACAGGCCGATGTAGTGCCAGGCGCCTGCTGCATCAGGGCGCTCGATCACGATGTCTTGAAACTCGGCGAGCGCCGCCTGGTATTCGCCCTTGGTGTAGAGGGCAACGCCGCGATCCCAGTCCGAAGCCACGGCGGTCAATGCCGTCACAAGAATGAGTAAGATTGCCGCTTGAGAGCGATTTACTGCGAGTCGCATCAGGCTAAATTATTGCACGGCTGCTTTGAGGTGTCGAAGGGATTCAAACGCAGGGCACAGCTCCCAACCGCTAGACATCACTGGCGGCGTCACGGTGAGGTGGTCTGTTCGCCTTAGCAACCCTTATGAGAAACCGTAGTGCTTCGTTCACTGAGTCCGCATCCGGGAAGACTTCTGCAACGTCAGGTTCCAACCGGACCACTGACCCCCCGAAACTCTTACGGCCGGAACCGAGCTTTCTTACACGCAAGCTTTTCAGATCATATTCTGGCCGAAGCTCATCAATCATTTCGTTGTCAGTTTTCTTCATACTCTTTTCGCTCCTCGGACGTTACCTCCCTCGAGCTTATGATGCGAATGGTATCGTCTGCTTCCGTGTACGACACCATCAGTAGCCTACCTTTGTCAGACTCCCCGACAATAATATAGCGATGCTCCAGCTGGGAATGATCCGGATCATAGAAGTCAACGTATAGCGCGTCTTCAAAGACGGTCATCGCCTCGTCGAATGAGACTCCGTGCTGTGATGAATTGGCCGCCGCCTTCACAGGATCCCACTCGAATTCCATCGGCCATAGTATAACATCTCCCATACCGCTCGCGGCCTCGACACCCGTCGTAGTTTGTGTAATCTTAGTGTGGAATCCCCCTAGAATATCTTGAACAGTTCTGTCACTTAGTTTTCGTTGGTCACTTATCCAGAGTCTGAGCAGAATAGTTAGAAGCAGCGCCTTCTAATGTCGCAAATCTGGAAAAGAAGCGAACCTGACTTTAAGATAAGGGTGATGTCCGGCTGCGTTGGTCGTCTCTAGATTCGCTAACCCTCTGTTTGACAGTCGCCGTTCCCGGCGCGTATGTTCCAGTCTTGCCCCGTCTGCCCGATCTAATAATGGGGACTGAACTCAATGGAAACGATACCTGCGCACGGCGGCCGTCTGGTTAATCGCGAGCTGGCCGGCGTCGAGCGAGAGACAATGCTCGAACGTGTGCCGTCAATGCCGCGAATCAACCTGCGGCCGCGCGAAATCTCCGATCTCGAGATGATCGCAAACGGCGCATTCAGCCCGCTCGAAGGCTTCATGTGCGAAGACGACTACATCGCAGTGCGTGGCAACATGCACCTTGCAGGCGGGCTGCCGTGGACCATTCCGGTGACGCTCTCGGCTTCAGAAGAGCGCGCGCGCAGCCTGGCCGAGGGCTCCGACATAGCGCTGTACTCGCCCGGCGATCACCTGTTGGGAGTCTTGCACCTGCGACAGAAGTTCCATTACGACAAACAACGAGAAGCCGAACGTGTTTATCTGACGACGGACGCGGCGCACCCGGGCGTCAGCGCGCTCTATGAGCAAGGCGAGTGGTTGCTGGGCGGACCGATCAGCTTGCTGAACCGGCCGAAGAACGCTGCGTTTCCAGACTATAGGCTGGACCCTGCGGGCACGCGTGATGCCTTCAAGAAGAAGGGTTGGCGGCGAGTGGTCGCGTTTCAGACTCGCAACCCGATCCACCGCGCTCACGAATACATAGTGAAGTGCGCGTTGGAAACGGTGGACGGGTTGTTGCTGCACCCGCTCGTGGGCGAGACCAAATCAGATGACATCTCCGCCGAAGTGCGAATGCAGTGCTACGAAACGATGCTCGAGCATTACTTCCCGCGGACGCGAACGCTGCTTGCGGTGAATCCGGCGGCGATGCGCTACGCCGGACCGCGCGAGGCAGTCTTTCACGCGATCATCCGCAAGAATTATGGTTGTACACACTTCATTGTCGGGCGCGATCACGCGGGAGTGGGCACCTTCTACGGAACTTACGACGCACACTATATCTTCAACGAATTCGATGCCGAGGCGCTGGCGGTGACGCCGATGTTCTTCGATCATTCGTTCTACTGCCGGCGTTGCGAAGCGATGGCTTCGAACAAGACTTGCCCACACGATTCGGCGGAGCACGTAACGCTGTCGGGAACCAAAGTGCGGGAGATGCTGTCGCGCGGCGAGATGCCTCCGCGGGAGTTCTCACGTCCGGAGGTGGCAGCCATATTGATCGCGGCGATGAAATGAAATGGTCCGTAGTCCGTAGTCAGTAGCCCCGAAGACCGTGATCACTACTGACTACTGACTACGGACTACGGACTACGGACTACTGACTAATGACTACTGACCCTTTTATTGATACGCCCGAGAAGTCTAGGTATAATCCGACTGCAGCTAAAAGCCCTCTGGGAAAAAGGGCCGCCGGAGACCCAACCTCATGACCAGGTGCGACAACTGCGGGACCAACAACATAGACGGTAGCGAGTACTGCGATGAGTGCGGGATGAAGCTTGACCTGGCCGCGCTGCCGCGCTCGCGCAAGCGCGACGCTGCGCCGATCTATCAGCCGCCCAGCGCCGTCGAAGGCGAGCCTATCGGCTCGAATACCATGGATGGCCCATTGCCGGCGCCGCCTTCGTTCACGACTTCGACTAGCGTCCCGAAGCCCGCCACCCCGGCACGCGAGCGCAGACCCGCAGTCGATTCGCGGGTCAGCAACCCAAATGCGCGGCGGGGTCAAACGAATGAACGCTCTGGGCCAGCATTCAAATCGAATGAGCAGCGAGCCGACCATTCCGTACCGGCGCCCTCGCCGCAGACCTTCGCTCTCTCCTCGCCGCCGCATACCGGTCAGCTTGAGGCGGAAATCGCGGCGATTCAGGAGCGGGACGCGTCGCGGGCAATGGCCAGGCTCATAATCGAGCGCGGCGGCAGAATCGGCAAAGAGTTTCCAATAGCCGGCATTGAGACCAATATCGGCCGCTGGGACGCAGACAGCGGCATCTTCCCAGACGTAGACCTGGATGAAGACGATAGCGAGGCAAAGATCTCGCGCAGACATGCGCGCATCGTCAATCACAACGGCCAATACTTCATCGAGGACCTGGGTTCGACCAACGGCACTTTTGTGAATCGAGGGCGAAGGCTGCTTCCCGGCAAACGCCATATGCTCCAGAATGGCGATGAAGTAATAGTCGGCAAGACGTTTTTGAAGTTTCAGATTCTCAAATAAGACGGTTCCTGGTTTCTAGTTCTTGGTTTCTGGTTCTGATTTCCAGTGGCGGTTCACAGTTTCAAGTTCCCTCGAACCAGGAACTAGAAACCAGAAACTAGTTTATGTTCTGTTCTGAATGCGGCAGTCATTTGCAGCCGGGAGAGCCACTCTGTGCAAAGTGCGGAGCCACGCATGACCCGATGCCGCTGCCACCTCGGCCAGTCGTCCTGGAAGCGCGCAGCGTAACGGGCGAGGATCGTATGCCTGATTCGAAGAAGTCCAAACAGATGCCGAGCCAGCAGCTCGAACCGGGAACGCTGCTGCTCGACAGGTATTCGATCGTCACCCGCGTCGGCGGCGGCGGGATGGGTTCGGTGTACCAGGCGCGCGACAAGCGGCTGGCCGACCGATTGTGCGCCGTCAAAGAGATGATCGAGATGTTCGCCGATCAGAGCCAGCGCGCTAAGGCAGTCGAAGACTTCAAGCGCGAAGCGGAAGTACTCGCTCAGCTCGATCACCCCTCGATTCCTACGGTATTCGACTACTTCATCGAGGCCGGCAGATACTACCTGGTTATGCGATGGATAGGCGGCGGCGACCTCGCCGAGCAACTGCGTATGCGCGGCGGCATGGCCGATGAAGCCATCGTCTGCAAGTGGGCGGTTCAGATCTGCGACGTGCTTCACTACATACACACCCAGAAGCCGCCAATTATCTATCGTGATCTCAAGCCCGCTAATCTGATGCTGGACGACAAGACCGGTCGAGTCATGCTTGTCGATTTCGGAATCGCTCGCAT belongs to Acidobacteriota bacterium and includes:
- a CDS encoding FHA domain-containing protein, which encodes MTRCDNCGTNNIDGSEYCDECGMKLDLAALPRSRKRDAAPIYQPPSAVEGEPIGSNTMDGPLPAPPSFTTSTSVPKPATPARERRPAVDSRVSNPNARRGQTNERSGPAFKSNEQRADHSVPAPSPQTFALSSPPHTGQLEAEIAAIQERDASRAMARLIIERGGRIGKEFPIAGIETNIGRWDADSGIFPDVDLDEDDSEAKISRRHARIVNHNGQYFIEDLGSTNGTFVNRGRRLLPGKRHMLQNGDEVIVGKTFLKFQILK
- the sat gene encoding sulfate adenylyltransferase, whose product is METIPAHGGRLVNRELAGVERETMLERVPSMPRINLRPREISDLEMIANGAFSPLEGFMCEDDYIAVRGNMHLAGGLPWTIPVTLSASEERARSLAEGSDIALYSPGDHLLGVLHLRQKFHYDKQREAERVYLTTDAAHPGVSALYEQGEWLLGGPISLLNRPKNAAFPDYRLDPAGTRDAFKKKGWRRVVAFQTRNPIHRAHEYIVKCALETVDGLLLHPLVGETKSDDISAEVRMQCYETMLEHYFPRTRTLLAVNPAAMRYAGPREAVFHAIIRKNYGCTHFIVGRDHAGVGTFYGTYDAHYIFNEFDAEALAVTPMFFDHSFYCRRCEAMASNKTCPHDSAEHVTLSGTKVREMLSRGEMPPREFSRPEVAAILIAAMK
- a CDS encoding STAS domain-containing protein; amino-acid sequence: MDIKERVVGGVSILDLSGKIVLGEGDLQVKERIKDLLGDGQRKILLNLAEVNYIDSAGLGSLISAYTTAKREGGSLKLVNLTKRIQDLLAITKLITVFETFENEPDALASYGS
- a CDS encoding tetratricopeptide repeat protein is translated as MRLAVNRSQAAILLILVTALTAVASDWDRGVALYTKGEYQAALAEFQDIVIERPDAAGAWHYIGLCEFRLKRYERVELPLSHAIDLLEIQTPSSTDIAGAWYTIGISHYLQAHYDKAIDPLKRYVEITSKAKHDIDASARTALARAYFFLERYDEALPLLAAAANEKLGTASAERAKEIAANSYYLGAVYFKREDDDRAIAALREAMRGNSEDIAAMELLAESLMRKARKASSDARWLEAAEVGEKLKAVRDDLKTANTLGRAYLGARQFDSAVPPLEKLARANPDNGQAWLYYGIALSRSGKMRKAMEALEITIQLMPDSIPALSELGYVYETDKQYQQALRIYEKAYAASGDPSIKSSVDRVRALASQQP
- a CDS encoding hydantoinase/oxoprolinase family protein; translation: MSPRKQKSSPEPIRIGIDTGGTFTDFVAAHAGRLTAFKEPSTPHNPAEAILSGIARILANAEAGPFEIVHGTTVATNALLERKGARTALITTEGFEDVIEIGRQARPDLYNLMVTRPAPLVPRELRLGVSERTGPAGEVITLLDEQSVAKVVKLISNHKPRVESVAVCLLFSFANPAHEQLIARALEPLGIPVSLSHKILPEYREYERTSTVVINAYLVPLMSRYLSALTEGLKSVVRSPSSVAKSKTKSHGLRTTDYGLRVMQSNGGSVSAATAASEPVRAILSGPAGGVVGALRVCAAAEIRDIITFDMGGTSTDVALCRGEAHTTNEALVAGLPVAVPVIDIHTVGAGGGSIARVDAAGALRVGPGSAGADPGPACYGRGDEVTVTDANLVLGRFGGASLLGGEMPIDTQRARTVLSRLGAEMSRFAGKTVTAEQAALGVVRVANANMEAALRVVSVGRGQDPRLFTLVSFGGAGGLHVCELAAALRVPRVVVPRSPGTLSALGVLLGDVVKDYSRTVMSKTSGLDKRKLERGFAALEREAVRDLKDEGFDKTRMKLARSVAIRYIGQSFEIDVAWSSRFEAAFHAAHRERYGYADRSRPIEIVSLHLRASGITQKPRIKRQPSSKSRRPQPPQSKRVYLTERATPVPVYDRENLSAGDRFAGPAIITEYSSTTLIPPRFSVQVDPWVNLIIEVA
- a CDS encoding BrnT family toxin translates to MEFEWDPVKAAANSSQHGVSFDEAMTVFEDALYVDFYDPDHSQLEHRYIIVGESDKGRLLMVSYTEADDTIRIISSREVTSEERKEYEEN